The Acidobacteriota bacterium genome includes the window TTGATGCGGGGCTGCTCGAGAGGAACCCGGAGCGTCGCGAACAGGCGGCTGGCCTCGCGGTCCGCGCCCCGCCCGAAGCCGACCCGTGACGGGGCCCCGGACAGAAGGCAGCACAGGCCGCTCTTCACGGACGACTGGAAGTCGAGGGCGAGGTCCGGACGGAACCCGCGCAACTCGGAAACCACCCGGCGGACGGCCCGGCAGAAGGCGACCGGCCCCCGGCGGGCGGCGGCGGCGATCTCGGCCCGGGGAAAGACGATCGTCTCGTCGACGTCCGGATGTCCCGCCACGAGGGGGGCGGCGGGGGGCTCGACCACCCAGCCGATCCGCGCCGACGGCCAGGTGCGGCGCAGCAGCCGGACCGCCGGCAGCGTGCGGACCACGTCGCCGAGCGCTCCGAGGCGTGACACGAGGATCTTCACGTTGGGAGTCCCGCCGGGATCCGGCTCCGCCGCCCGGAGTCCGGCGGAATCAGGCTAGACCGGGCCGCGCGGCGTGTCGAACCGGCACCGGGGTGTACCATTACGCGCGGACACGGTCGCGCGCATCCGCGCGGACCGAGTCCCGGCGACCAGGGAGGCCGTCCGATGGCACCGCTCGAGTCCTGGCTGCTCGAACTGCTCGTTTGCCCGACCTGCAAGACCAAGGTCACGCCGACGACCGACGGCTCCGCGCTCCGCTGCCCGGCCTGCCGGGTCCGCTATCCGATCGAAGACGGGATCCCTCAGATGGTGCCGGAGGCGGCCGTTCCGGAAGAAGGGGGTGCGGAGACGGGGACCTCGCCGTGACGCCCGGCCGGTCCGGCGGGGGACTCCCCGACTGGTCGGGCCGGCGGGTCGTCGTGGTGGGGGAGGCGATCGTCGACCGCTACTGGTACGGGCAAGTCGAGCGGATCAGCCCCGAGGCGCCGGTCCCCGTCGTTCGGGTGGGTGAGAGGGAGATCCGTCCGGGGGGCGCCGCCAACGTCGCCGCGAACCTCGCCGCGCTCGGTCTCGGAGCGACGCTCGTCACCGCGCTCGGTCGCGACGAGGCGGGCCGGACGCTCGCCCGCGAGCTGGCCGGGCGGGGAGTCGGGATCGCGGGACCGGATCTGCCGGACGGGCGGCCGACCCCGGTGAAGACCAGGGTGATCGCCCGCCACCAGCAGGTGGTCCGGCTCGACGAGGAACAGGTCGACCCGGTCCCGGACGCCGCGGCGGAGGCGCTACGGGACGCGGCGCTGGCCGCGCTCGACGGGGCGTCGGCTCTGATCGTGTCCGATTACGGCAAGGGGCTGCTCGACGGGCGGAACCTCCCCGAGCTGCTCCGGGCCGCGCGCGCGAGCGGCATCCCGGCCGTCGTCGACCCGAAGCTGCGCAACGTCCAGCACTACGGGGGGGCGCTGGTGATCACGCCCAACCTGGCCGAGGCGACCCGCGCGGCGGCGCTCGACCCCGGCGAGCCGGACGCCGCGGAGCGCGCGGGCCGGCGGCTGCTGGAGCGGCTCGATGTGGAGGCGGTCCTGGTCACGCTGGGGGAGAAAGGGATGCTCCTCGTCCGGCGCGGTGCCCCGCCGGTGGCGATTCCGGCGAGGGCCCGGGAGGTCTTCGATGTCACCGGCGCGGGCGACACCGTCGCCGCCGTGCTCGGCGCGGCGCTGGCGGCGGGTTTGGACCTCGAGGCGGGAGCGCGCCTGGCGAACGCCGCGGCGGCGATCGCCGTGGGCCGGCTGGGTACCGCAGCGGTCGGCGCGGACGAGCTGAGAGCGGTCCTGGAGGAGCAGACGTGAGGCGGGCGCTCCAGGTGGTCTTCCCGGCGGAGGGGGCCATAAATTGGCCTCCGTGCCACGGGTCATGGACGGGACGACGATGACCGCGGCCGAGAGCGGTCGCGGGCTGCGGCTGCCCGCCGAGGGCCGCCTCGAGGGCACCTCGGTGGCCGAGGTCGTGTGGGCCGCCGCGTGTGCCGGCCACACCGGCTCGCTGATCTTCTCGCGGGGCGGAATCCAGAAGGTCATCTACCTCCGGGACGGACGGGTGGTGTTCGCGGCGTCCGGCGACCCGGAGGACCGGCTCGGGACGTTCCTCCTGCGCCGCGGCGAGGTCGAGCTCAAACCGCTCCTGGAGGCGAGCGGGAAGATCGCCCGGGGGCGGAGGCTGGGCCAGATCCTCGTCGAGAACGAGGTCCTGGACCGCGACCGCCTGGTGCGGGCGATCCTCGACCAGGTTCACGAGATCGCCCTGTCGGTCTTCACCTGGAACGAAGGGACGTGGAAGGTGAGCCGGGTGGGGCTGGCGGAGGACGAGCCGGTCCTGCTGGAGATGCCCGCGGAGGAACTGATCCTCGCCGGCGTGCGACGGGTGCGGGACTGGTCGCGCGTGCGGCGTGCG containing:
- a CDS encoding Trm112 family protein; the encoded protein is MAPLESWLLELLVCPTCKTKVTPTTDGSALRCPACRVRYPIEDGIPQMVPEAAVPEEGGAETGTSP
- a CDS encoding D-glycero-beta-D-manno-heptose-7-phosphate kinase, whose product is MTPGRSGGGLPDWSGRRVVVVGEAIVDRYWYGQVERISPEAPVPVVRVGEREIRPGGAANVAANLAALGLGATLVTALGRDEAGRTLARELAGRGVGIAGPDLPDGRPTPVKTRVIARHQQVVRLDEEQVDPVPDAAAEALRDAALAALDGASALIVSDYGKGLLDGRNLPELLRAARASGIPAVVDPKLRNVQHYGGALVITPNLAEATRAAALDPGEPDAAERAGRRLLERLDVEAVLVTLGEKGMLLVRRGAPPVAIPARAREVFDVTGAGDTVAAVLGAALAAGLDLEAGARLANAAAAIAVGRLGTAAVGADELRAVLEEQT